CCTCGTCGCCGCTGGAAGGCACTCCGGATCCGCCCGGCCCCTGCGCCTTGCGCTTCGCCGTCGACCGCGCCACCTCGTCCCCGCTCGAGGACGCCCCTGATCCAGCGGCGTTGGCGTAGTCGAAGGGCGTCTCCGGGCTCGATGCCGCCATGGCGCCGTCCGTCCACGCGGCCGCCGTTGCCTGCGCCTTCTCGCTCACGCGCGGCCGCCGCCGCGACCGCGCACGGTCCATGCCGCTCGTGGAAGGGCCGGATCCGGTGGCCGAGACGTAGTACGGCGGCGTCTCCGGCCTCCGCGCCGCCAAAGGCGCGCGCTTCACCTTCGTGACGCGCGGGTGCGACCGCGCCCTTTCCTCCCCGCTGGAGCACGCGCCGGATCTGGCGAGAACAGGCTCACCCAGCCGCGCAAAGGGACTCTCCCACGACACCAGCCACGCGGTTCCTTTCGCCACCGCACGGGGCGGCAACCGCGGCCGCTTCGGCCATCGCTCCGGAATCGGCGGAAGCTCGTCCTCCGCATCCTCCGGCCGCTggagatccgccgccgccggggCAAGGTCGTTGGACGGCCGGGGAACCCACTCCGGCCACCGGGCCAGCTTCCTGGTCCGGAGGCTGAGAAGTATCTCGGCGGCCGCGATGGCCATGCCCTGCTCGTCGTACTCCGCCATGGGGAGAGCCGCAGGAGACGAACTCGCGCACGCCGCCGCCCTGAGATGGATGGGAGGTGTgatttctttcttttctctggcaGAAATACAGGAAAAGAGGGAGGCGACGGGAGGGCGGGTGGCTTTTATAAGTGGATGCGGAGACGGAGGCGGACGCGAGttgggcgaggaggaggaggcggacagcAGTGGCCGCCGCCTAGAGCCCTAGACCCGGTGTTTCTGGACCCGTCTCACCGGCCCCTGGGCCCCATGCATTTAGCTTGCGGGTGGGTCAAGTCGAGGCCGGGCGAGTCGGTAAACTGCATGAGCTTTGCGTTCGCGAAATCGTCTCCCTGTTACGAGGGTCCGTCCCGTCGGAGTAGTTCTATGTAAGGGAACTGTCTCGCGACTCGATTGGTGGGGAGCGGAGG
This sequence is a window from Aegilops tauschii subsp. strangulata cultivar AL8/78 chromosome 7, Aet v6.0, whole genome shotgun sequence. Protein-coding genes within it:
- the LOC109787492 gene encoding uncharacterized protein, with the protein product MAEYDEQGMAIAAAEILLSLRTRKLARWPEWVPRPSNDLAPAAADLQRPEDAEDELPPIPERWPKRPRLPPRAVAKGTAWLVSWESPFARLGEPVLARSGACSSGEERARSHPRVTKVKRAPLAARRPETPPYYVSATGSGPSTSGMDRARSRRRPRVSEKAQATAAAWTDGAMAASSPETPFDYANAAGSGASSSGDEVARSTAKRKAQGPGGSGVPSSGDEGCSSPAKRARADVSIAGAVQPAPGAVKLEDQKTENNYRDEKGHLMFDLNEDPDMAAEW